Proteins co-encoded in one Triplophysa dalaica isolate WHDGS20190420 chromosome 16, ASM1584641v1, whole genome shotgun sequence genomic window:
- the LOC130438398 gene encoding uncharacterized protein LOC130438398 produces MLPLGDIIKRHGISFHCYADDTQLYISSMPHETQQFHRIKDCIVDLKMWMSNNFLLLNSDKTEVLLTGPKTAMRNNQEYCLTIDGCSIKSSSSAKNLGVVFDSTLSFESHVANTCKIAFFHFKNISKLRHMLSLSDAEKLIHAFMTSRLDYCNALLGGCPAGLLQKLQLVQNAAARVLTRTKKFEHITPVLSTLHWLPIKHRINFKILLITYKALHGLAPQYLNELLLYYRPPRTLRSKGSCQLVIPRISKSSAGGRSFSYLAPKLWNILPCTVREADTLCQFKSRLKTHLFNLAYTTPP; encoded by the coding sequence atgctacctctaggagatataataaagcgacacggaattagctttcactgttatgctgatgatactcaactttatatttcctcgatgcctcatgaaacccagcagtttcatcgaataaaggattgcatagttgacttaaaaatgtggatgagtaacaattttttactactaaactcggacaaaacagaagtgttacttactggaccgaaaactgctatgcgtaacaaccaagaatactgcttaactattgacggatgctccataaaatcctcgtcatcagctaagaatcttggcgttgtattcgacagtactctctcatttgaaagccatgtcgcaaacacctgtaaaattgcatttttccattttaagaatatatctaaattacgtcatatgctgtcactgtcagatgcagagaaattaattcatgcattcatgacatcaagactagattactgtaatgcgcttctaggtggttgccctgcgggcctattacaaaaactgcaactggttcaaaacgcggcagctcgagttcttacacgtacaaaaaagtttgagcatataaccccggttctgtcaaccttgcactggttacctataaagcatcgcattaactttaagatcttgcttattacctataaagccctacatggtctagcgccgcagtatttgaatgaacttctattgtattacagacctccacgtacattacgctctaaggggtcctgtcagttggtaatacctagaatttcaaaatcaagtgcaggtggtagatcattttcttatctagcgcctaaactttggaatattcttccctgcacggtccgggaggcagacacactctgtcagtttaaatctagactaaagactcatctttttaatcttgcatacactacacctccataa
- the LOC130437715 gene encoding LOW QUALITY PROTEIN: retrovirus-related Pol polyprotein from transposon opus (The sequence of the model RefSeq protein was modified relative to this genomic sequence to represent the inferred CDS: substituted 1 base at 1 genomic stop codon), with protein sequence MNILSRCYRELFGQHGTSLFDLPVVSQAPISVFQALQHCHHIEVQPVSDRGGQVKVRGRRACRIPGGTMKLVAVTCSAQYSSGTVLFEPSDSGLPAGLLASPALVQVDNGTAYVPVVNVGTGDVVIYASTVVGTLNHGYIVSLPSEVTEVQEVSARVSTQVAQASPSVQEQIRAIDLSMLSVEEQCKVRALLEDYSSVFSIHDGDLGCTNLISHDIPLLDEIPVRQRYRRIPPSEYEVVKAHINQLLEAQVIRESCSPYASPIVLVKKKDGSLRMCVDYRQLNSKTRKDAFPLPRIEETLDSLTGARWFSTMDLASGYNQVPVSEADRPKTAFCTPFGLFEWNRMPFGLCNAPGTFQRLMERLFGDQQCQSLLLYLDDIVVFSSSVDQHLARMEVVLSRLLREGLKAKLSKCAFFKREVQLLGHVISAEGVSTDPGKIEAVSQWPQPISVARLRSFLGFASYYRRFVEGFARLAAPLHRLVAELATPKRSKYASREFVEAWTMECQSSFEQLKGKLTSAPVLANADFSLPFILEVDASHGGLGAVLSQEQQGKVRPIAYGSRGLRPTERNTSNYSSMKLEFLALKWAMTEKFREYLLGHKCVVYTDNNPLSYLTSAKLGAMEQRWAAQLAAFDFELKYRSGKSNRNADALSRQNLPVVEEVQELYPGTAIPVALRQATEGGLVTQVNQIVSFPGCSISDISLQQQADSVIRELLVFWRRKLPPSSEERKRLSRSAVILLRQXDRLVEKEQVLYRRVFRPDGGEEVLQVLLPTALKSEVLKQLHQPHGHQGVERTTQLVWQRCYWPGMSSDIARWCHECERCQCAKGVQSAPVGFMGHLLAARPNEILALDFTVLEPSNSGLEDVLVMTDIFTKYTQAVPTKNQRAETVAQVLVVEWFSKLGVPGRIHSDQGRNFESALIQQLCHLYGIEKSRTTPYHPAGNGQCERFNRTLHNLLRTLPVSKKGDWPSCLPQVLFAYNTTPHQATGECPYFLMFGQEPRLPVDFLLGRVEEPLAGSVHRWVLEHEDRLQVAFEGTRERSGAAAERRKVRHDLQVRASPLKEGQLVYLRDYSVRGRHKIHDLWSSVVYQILKAPKEGGVVYTIAPTTDLRKLKHVHRSLLKLQIGSYPSPILQDVPLVEPVRPREEELDEGDLFVLVPDTPQASVMQTPLGITQSVPRGSVETQGVEEISEAEESVQPVTGSPSDSAETDESVVRRTGRTTAGQHSNVNHLPRSLVPGTVSSVGSMAVAWFRPWD encoded by the coding sequence ATGAACATCCTGAGCCGCTGCTACCGGGAGCTCTTTGGCCAGCATGGCACGAGTCTCTTTGATTTGCCAGTCGTGTCACAGGCCCCTATTTCGGTTTTCCAGGCCTTACAGCATTGCCATCATATTGAGGTCCAGCCGGTCTCAGATCGGGGGGGTCAGGTCAAGGTGCGTGGACGTCGGGCGTGTCGCATCCCAGGGGGCACCATGAAACTGGTTGCCGTAACATGCTCTGCACAGTACTCAAGTGGTACAGTTCTGTTTGAGCCATCAGATTCTGGTCTTCCAGCAGGTTTGTTGGCGTCTCCTGCATTAGTCCAGGTGGACAATGGTACGGCCTATGTCCCTGTTGTTAATGTGGGCACTGGGGATGTCGTGATATATGCTAGCACGGTTGTAGGTACTCTCAACCACGGTTATATTGTTAGCTTGCCCTCAGAGGTTACTGAAGTTCAGGAGGTTTCAGCTAGGGTGAGTACACAAGTGGCGCAGGCTTCACCGTCTGTACAAGAGCAGATCAGGGCAATAGATTTGTCTATGTTATCAGTAGAGGAACAATGTAAGGTGAGGGCTCTACTTGAAGACTATTCATCTGTGTTTTCCATACATGATGGGGATTTGGGTTGTACCAATCTCATCTCCCATGACATTCCTTTGTTAGATGAGATCCCCGTGCGGCAGCGGTATAGGCGCATCCCACCGTCTGAGTACGAGGTAGTGAAGGCACACATTAACCAACTTCTTGAGGCCCAAGTAATTAGAGAGAGCTGCAGCCCATATGCTTCACCCATTGTCTTGGTTAAGAAGAAGGACGGTAGTCTGCGCATGTGTGTAGACTACCGTCAGTTAAATTCTAAGACCAGGAAGGATGCTTTTCCTTTACCCCGCATTGAGGAGACGTTGGACTCACTGACGGGGGCACGTTGGTTTTCTACCATGGACCTTGCCAGCGGGTACAATCAGGTCCCTGTGAGTGAGGCAGATAGGCCCAAGACTGCTTTTTGTACTCCATTTGGGCTCTTCGAATGGAACAGGATGCCGTTTGGGCTGTGCAATGCCCCCGGCACCTTCCAAAGATTAATGGAAAGGTTGTTTGGAGACCAACAGTGCCAGTCTCTTCTCTTGTACCTGGATGACATTGTTGTGTTTTCCTCCTCAGTTGACCAACATCTAGCTCGGATGGAGGTGGTTTTAAGCCGGTTACTGAGGGAAGGGCTGAAGGCCAAATTGTCCAAGTGTGCCTTCTTTAAACGTGAAGTGCAGTTATTGGGTCACGTGATCTCAGCAGAAGGGGTCTCCACAGACCCAGGTAAGATTGAGGCGGTTTCTCAGTGGCCTCAGCCAATTAGTGTTGCAAGGTTGCGGTCATTCTTGGGGTTTGCTAGCTATTACCGTCGTTTTGTGGAGGGGTTTGCGAGGCTGGCTGCTCCCCTCCACAGGTTGGTGGCAGAGCTAGCAACCCCAAAGCGGTCAAAGTATGCATCCCGGGAGTTTGTAGAAGCCTGGACTATGGAGTGTCAGAGTAGCTTTGAACAATTAAAGGGTAAACTTACCTCAGCCCCCGTGCTCGCTAATGCCGACTTCTCCCTCCCTTTTATTTTGGAGGTGGATGCCAGTCATGGGGGGCTAGGGGCAGTCCTCTCACAAGAACAGCAAGGTAAGGTGCGTCCCATAGCTTATGGTAGTCGAGGTCTGAGGCCCACTGAGCGCAATACATCTAACTACAGTTCTATGAAACTTGAGTTTCTTGCGCTGAAGTGGGCCATGACGGAAAAGTTTCGGGAGTACTTACTGGGACATAAGTGTGTGGTTTACACGGATAATAACCCTCTTAGCTACCTGACCTCAGCCAAGTTGGGGGCCATGGAACAGCGGTGGGCTGCCCAGTTGGCAGCCTTTGACTTTGAGCTTAAATATAGATCGGGTAAGAGCAACCGCAATGCTGATGCCTTGTCCCGCCAAAATCTTCCTGTAGTGGAGGAAGTTCAAGAGTTGTACCCAGGTACAGCTATTCCAGTTGCGTTGCGCCAAGCTACCGAAGGTGGATTGGTGACTCAGGTAAACCAAATTGTGTCCTTTCCTGGTTGTTCCATCAGTGATATTTCCCTTCAGCAGCAGGCCGATTCAGTTATCAGAGAGCTGTTGGTGTTTTGGAGGCGAAAATTGCCACCCAGTTCTGAGGAACGGAAGAGACTGTCTAGGTCTGCTGTGATCTTGCTCCGGCAGTAGGATCGCCTGGTGGAAAAGGAGCAGGTGCTTTATCGTCGGGTGTTTCGCCCAGATGGTGGAGAGGAGGTCCTCCAAGTGTTATTGCCGACAGCCTTGAAGTCAGAAGTGTTGAAACAATTGCATCAACCTCATGGGCACCAGGGAGTAGAGCGCACTACTCAGTTGGTGTGGCAGCGATGTTACTGGCCGGGGATGTCCTCGGACATTGCTCGCTGGTGCCATGAGTGTGAGCGGTGTCAGTGTGCCAAGGGTGTCCAGTCCGCTCCTGTTGGCTTCATGGGGCATTTGTTGGCTGCAAGGCCAAATGAGATCCTAGCTTTGGATTTCACAGTATTGGAGCCTTCGAACTCTGGTCTCGAGGATGTGTTAGTCATGACCGATATCTTCACTAAGTACACCCAGGCTGTACCCACTAAGAATCAACGAGCTGAAACGGTGGCCCAGGTCTTGGTGGTCGAGTGGTTCTCTAAATTGGGGGTGCCTGGTCGTATCCATTCGGACCAAGGCCGAAACTTTGAGTCAGCCCTTATTCAGCAGCTGTGTCATTTGTACGGTATTGAAAAGTCACGTACCACCCCATACCACCCTGCTGGAAACGGCCAGTGCGAACGTTTCAACCGAACATTGCACAATCTGTTGCGCACCTTGCCAGTATCAAAGAAGGGTGATTGGCCATCTTGTCTTCCCCAGGTGTTGTTTGCTTACAATACGACTCCCCACCAAGCCACAGGGGAATGTCCCTATTTTTTGATGTTTGGACAGGAGCCTAGACTTCCAGTCGACTTTCTGCTTGGTAGGGTTGAAGAGCCGCTGGCAGGTAGTGTTCATCGATGGGTCCTGGAGCATGAGGATCGTTTGCAAGTGGCATTTGAGGGTACTCGTGAACGGTCGGGGGCTGCGGCTGAACGCCGAAAGGTCAGGCATGATTTACAAGTAAGGGCATCACCACTGAAGGAGGGTCAGTTGGTATATCTCCGCGATTATAGCGTGAGAGGTCGACATAAAATCCACGACCTGTGGAGTTCAGTGGTGTACCAGATCTTGAAGGCGCCTAAAGAAGGAGGTGTGGTGTATACAATTGCCCCCACCACAGATTTACGTAAATTAAAGCATGTGCACCGATCTTTGCTAAAGCTTCAGATTGGCAGTTATCCCTCTCCCATCTTGCAGGATGTTCCATTAGTGGAACCTGTGCGGCCTCGGGAAGAGGAGTTAGACGAGGGAGACTTGTTTGTCTTGGTGCCTGATACACCACAGGCTAGTGTTATGCAGACACCTTTGGGTATCACTCAGTCTGTCCCTCGGGGGTCGGTTGAAACCCAGGGAGTAGAAGAAATTTCAGAGGCAGAGGAGAGTGTGCAACCAGTAACGGGCTCCCCTTCAGATTCCGCCGAGACGGACGAGAGTGTGGTGAGGAGAACTGGAAGAACTACTGCTGGGCAGCACTCTAATGTAAACCATCTTCCACGGTCATTGGTGCCAGGTACAGTGTCTAGTGTGGGCAGTATGGCTGTTGCTTGGTTCCGTCCTTGGGACTGA
- the LOC130437716 gene encoding uncharacterized protein LOC130437716 translates to MELTFSLRRKEIVEEEPLVADILKQWPALFLVDQICAEFYRITQINLKSAFFSPLDEYAPRLIKLYRVRGGAHENDLKTLLDQLHHQTSDVLAHRKATALKGLPLFMREKPEHFLKTCLDTEPEENHTKGMKMGILTIIKDDVATIHSNPNLRCLSLVLEDHIVLDNVQDLPTAMALLFGLIYALNMNCPKELKYTFEVIQKVFIGLDPQCSARVQSFKNKLLMSK, encoded by the exons ATGGAATTGACATTCTCATTGAGAAGAAAGGAGATAGTTGAAGAAGAACCTCTTGTAGCTGATATCCTAAAACAATGGCCAGCATTGTTTTTGGTAGATCAA atatgtgCTGAGTTTTAcagaatcacacaaataaaccTGAAGAGTGCATTTTTCTCTCCTCTGGATGAATATGCACCACGGTTGATCAAGTTGTATAGGGTACGCGGTGGAGCACATGAAAATGATTTGAAGACCCTCCTGGACCAACTTCATCATCAG ACCTCCGATGTTCTTGCTCACAGAAAGGCTACAGCTCTCAAAGGTCTACCTTTGTTTATGAGGGAAAAGCCTGAACATTTCCTGAAGACTTGCCTG GACACAGAGCCAGAAGAAAACCATACAAAAGGGATGAAGATGGGGATCTTAACCATCATTAAAGATGACGTTGCGACCATCCACTCAAACCCAAATCTAAGGTGCCTGTCTCTGGTTCTAGAGGACCATATCGTGCTGGATAATGTGCAAGACCTTCCCACTGCTATGGCTCTTCTCTTTGGCTTGATTTATGCCTTGAACATGAACTGTCCTAAAGAACTTAAATACACCTTTGAAGTGATTCAAAAGGTGTTTATTGGTCTTGACCCCCAGTGCTCAGCAAGAGTCCAGTCcttcaaaaacaaacttttaatgtCTAAATAG